A window of the Theileria parva strain Muguga chromosome 2, complete sequence, whole genome shotgun sequence genome harbors these coding sequences:
- the ASF1 gene encoding ASF1 like histone chaperone family protein → MSLINVTNIKIGNNVCSIKLPLIFQIEFECLEDLKHDVEWKVIYITSDGSGYVNSTSNSEGNTDNSVDNMMEQEKEYLVSNNKGEIILDAVCLGPLYKGILEFEFRVNPPNFSRLRPESVLGMQAILISGNYCDQEFIRIGYYTNNVYDEESLVENPPDLPILDKIVRCIIDQPRVTRFPIKWDNDNLIDFEGNNLNYVINSDTDSNTTEDNVDTNTTDTMDGNTTEDNVDTNTTDTVDTNTTEDTVEYTEEVRKRRYEEI, encoded by the exons ATGAGTTTGATAAATGTGACGAATATAAAGATTGGGAATAATGTTTGTAGTATAAAGTTGCCGTTGATATTTCAAATCGAGTTTGAATGCCTAGAAGATCTCAAACACGACGTCGAATGGAAAGTCATCTACATCACGTCCGATGGCTCCGGATACGTCAATTCTACCTCTAATAGTGAGGGAAACACTGATAATTCTGTGGATAATATGATGGAACAGGAGAAAGAATATTTGGTCAGTAATAACAAGGGTGAGATAATATTGGATGCGGTTTGTCTAGGACCGCTTTATAAAGGTATTCTCGAATTCGAATTCAGAGTCAATCCTCCCAATTTCTCGAGA ttgCGGCCTGAGAGTGTGTTGGGAATGCAGGCGATATTGATAAGTGGGAATTACTGTGACCAGGAATTTATTCGTATTGGTTACTACACTAACAATGTGTACGACGAGGAGAGTCTGGTGGAGAACCCGCCAGACCTACCAATCCTGGACAAGATCGTACGTTGTATCATAGACCAACCCAGAGTTACAAGGTTCCCAATCAAGTGGGATAACGACAACCTCATCGATTTCGAAGGCAATAATCTCAATTACGTTATCAACAGTGATACTGATAGTAATACTACTGAAGATAATGTTGATACCAATACTACAGATACTATGGATGGTAATACTACTGAAGATAATGTTGATACCAATACTACAGATACTGTGGATACCAATACTACAGAGGATACTGTTGAGTATACGGAAGAGGTTAGAAAGAGAAGATATGAGGAGATTTAA